A stretch of Fulvia fulva chromosome 4, complete sequence DNA encodes these proteins:
- a CDS encoding UPF0641 membrane protein: MSDMAEKAADKLLKHHPLQRLPSPSRGASAVLHSLGLASFAYSFSYLVRNPNPVNDSYGWHMQYLTIIGLALATATFTVGLLADLTLSHRLFQLKNFLSVASAPIECLISVLYWGLRAIDPSLVLPDWAPPIALPADLSFHAVPSISLVVDLLFFSPPYTIAFLPAFGLSGVIAFGYWFWIERCYRFNNFYPYPIFEILTTTQRIGLFGFSALLMTTATASLVWLYGYINGKELENTSNGDLHRTKSGNVKGE, translated from the exons ATGAGCGACATGGCGGAAAAGGCAGCTGACAAGCTGCTCAAACACCACCCTCTCCAGCGGCTTCCGTCGCCCTCACGAGGAGCCTCGGCGGTGCTTCAT TCACTGGGCCTTGCATCGTTCGCCTACTCCTTCTCATACCTCGTGCGGAACCCGAATCCAGT CAACGACTCTTATGGCTGGCATATGCAATACCTGACCATCATTGGTCTTGCATTGGCGACTGCGACATTCACCGTCGGCCTGCTGGCTGATCTGACCTTATCGCACCGCTTGTTCCAGCTCAAAAACTTCCTGAGTGTCGCCAGTGCGCCCATCGAGTGTCTGATCAGCGTGTTATACTGGGGACTTCGTGCT ATCGACCCAAGTCTCGTCCTCCCTGACTGGGCTCCACCGATTGCCTTGCCAGCCGATCTTTCCTTCCACGCCGTGCCATCCATCTCgctcgtcgtcgacctatTGTTCTTCTCGCCTCCATATACCATTGCCTTCCTTCCTGCATTCGGACTGAGTGGTGTCATTGCATTTGGATACTGGTTCTGGATCGAGCGATGCTACCGCTTCAACAATTTCTATCCCTACCCGATCTTTGAGATTCTCACCACCACACAGCGGATCGG GCTGTTCGGCTTCTCAGCTCTGCTGATGACTACCGCTACCGCGTCCCTTGTCTGGCTGTATGGCTATATCAACGGGAAAGAGCTGGAGAACACGAGCAATGGCGATCTGCATAGAACGAAGAGCGGGAACGTGAAAGGAGAGTAA